A window of the Arachis duranensis cultivar V14167 chromosome 5, aradu.V14167.gnm2.J7QH, whole genome shotgun sequence genome harbors these coding sequences:
- the LOC107488478 gene encoding uncharacterized protein LOC107488478, with translation MMWAAIICGLVFYKLIKRFFYDDDILDVEGSDHSSALFSVADRVQKLYGGNVYVGLRIPDADTSSRQSIDIVLVKKEEVVVISVKNYSGILTVNGDGTWACEKTSSHKVERHPDPVAEARKQASILESYLEQRGVALPEGYISCKVVLPNPKLCTIAASSLPSEVVTHDEWVQMKPGPKNMFSGWVKNPFRAGKKDMQESIQQNLNFVLSTAPIWDRLELKANKYVLGEFLEFKGKQEDLQALSQIRRSKVERITVQKTSMFGLAPSRLQVLYALRDYRTEGASEAEWKEVTVRSSTEIIFQLENSSKVRKFKLSSVISLTLSA, from the exons ATGATGTGGGCAGCGATTATCTGCGGATTGGTATTCTACAAATTGATCAAACGATTCTTCTACGACGACGACATTTTGGACGTTGAAGGATCTGATCACTCTTCTGCTCTTTTCTCCGTCGCCGATAG GGTTCAAAAGCTTTACGGAGGAAATGTTTATGTTGGTCTTCGAATTCCAGATGCTGATACTAGTTCCAGACAGAGCATTGACATAGTTCTTGTCAAAAAAGA GGAGGTAGTTGTGATATCCGTGAAGAACTACTCAGGGATTTTAACAGTTAATGGGGATGGTACTTGGGCCTGTGAAAAAACAAGCAGCCATAAAGTAGAGCGTCACCCTGATCCT GTGGCAGAAGCAAGAAAGCAAGCTTCTATCCTTGAATCATATCTTGAGCAAAGAGGAGTAGCTTTACCTGAAGGATACATATCTTGTAAAGTTGTACTTCCTAACCCTAAATTATG TACCATTGCAGCAAGTAGTTTGCCATCTGAAGTAGTTACCCATGATGAATGGGTACAAATGAAGCCTGGACCAAAGAATATGTTTTCCGGTTGGGTAAAGAATCCCTTTCGTGCTGGGAAGAAGGATATGCAAGAATCTATCCAACAGAATCTAAATTTTGTCCTTAGCACAGCTCCAATATGGGACAG GTTGGAACTGAAGGCCAATAAGTACGTGTTGGGTGAGTTCCTCGAATTTAAGGGCAAGCAAGAAGATCTTCAGGCTTTGAGTCAGATTAGAAGATCTAAAGTTGAGCGTATTACAGTCCAAAAGACAAGCATGTTTGGACTAG CTCCGTCTAGGCTCCAAGTGTTGTATGCATTGCGCGACTATAGAACTGAAGGGGCATCAGAAGCAGAGTGGAAAGAGGTGACTGTAAGATCAAGCACTGAGATCATCTTCCAGCTCGAAAATTCTTCGAAAGTCCGAAAGTTTAAGCTCTCATCAGTGATCTCTCTGACTCTTAGCGCATGA
- the LOC107488477 gene encoding transcription factor MYB41, giving the protein MMGRTGSSDESGLKKGPWTPEEDKILVDYIQRHGHGSWRALPKLAGLNRCGKSCRLRWTNYLRPDIKRGKFSDEEEQLIINLHAVLGNKWAAIASHLPGRTDNEIKNFWNTHLKKKLLQMGLDPMTHRPRTDHLNLLTNLQHILAAANIVTTFTNPNHQINTALTLQNMLQPMPPAPSNLLNNLGSSLSLPDTLLYEGLGLNVNDHSTLHNIIYNASNSAASSSQNQFQNFDQQQMMMTMMNGSRNNNNSSNCSESQNFDEQFGSTNATTTTTVTPSSSLPNLVSVSASPERSSSSPTKNNNNNNNINSNSTFEIWGDFMDVDPNDAYWKDFIDQQSNQPWSTVQ; this is encoded by the exons ATGATGGGAAGAACAGGAAGCAGTGATGAAAGTGGATTGAAGAAGGGGCCATGGACACCAGAAGAGGACAAGATATTGGTTGATTACATTCAGAGACATGGCCATGGAAGTTGGAGAGCCCTTCCAAAGCTTGCTGGATTGAACAGATGCGGCAAGAGTTGCAGATTAAGGTGGACTAATTACCTCAGACCTGATATCAAACGTGGAAAGTTCTCTGATGAAGAAGAACAACTCATCATCAACTTGCATGCGGTTCTTGGCAACAA GTGGGCAGCAATAGCAAGTCATTTGCCAGGGAGAACAGATAATGAAATAAAGAATTTCTGGAACACACATTTGAAAAAGAAGCTTCTTCAAATGGGATTAGATCCAATGACACACCGTCCAAGAACAGATCACCTTAATCTCCTTACCAATCTCCAACACATTCTTGCTGCTGCTAACATTGTCACCACTTTCACAAACCCTAATCATCAAATCAACACTGCTCTAACCCTTCAAAACATGCTTCAACCCATGCCTCCTGCACCCTCAAATTTACTCAATAATCTTGGATCATCATTATCACTGCCAGATACTCTTCTTTACGAAGGTTTAGGGTTGAATGTAAATGACCATTCTACCCTTCATAACATTATTTATAATGCTTCAAATTCAGCTGCTTCTTCATCTCAGAATCAGTTCCAAAACTTTGATCAACAAcagatgatgatgacgatgatgaatGGTAGcagaaacaataataatagcAGTAATTGCAGTGAGTCTCAGAATTTTGACGAACAATTTGGTTCAACAAAtgctactactactactacagTCACACCATCAAGTTCACTTCCAAATCTGGTTTCAGTTTCAGCCTCACCTgaacgttcttcttcttctccaaccaagaataataataataataataatattaacagTAATTCCACCTTTGAAATCTGGGGAGATTTCATGGATGTGGATCCAAATGATGCGTATTGGAAAGATTTCATTGA CCAACAATCTAACCAGCCATGGTCGACAGTCCAATGA
- the LOC107488479 gene encoding WEB family protein At3g02930, chloroplastic — protein sequence MASKSSLSETPNKGTPATPKKAASATPKKAPSTTPGKAASATSNKASPATPRVSKLSKGVPKSEAESPSPLQASRLSAERSPRTVNLKPNFERKSPRPVTTPPDKLQPRAAKGSELQTQLNHAQEELKKAKDMLVQAEKEKAKALDQLKEAQKLAEEANEKLREALVAQKQVEEDCEIEKFRAVELEQAGIEAQKKEEEWKKELENVRSQHAVDVASLLSTTQELQRVKQELAMTCDAKNQALIHADEATKLAEVQAEKADNLSAELSYLKALLDSKLETEASENQIVLKLKTEIKVLKEKIEMEAKGYNEKLTEKENYIEQLNVELEAAKMAESYAHSMLEEWKNKVEKLEMRVEEANKLERSASASLDSMTKQLEGNNDLLHDAESEITSSKEKVALLEMTIGRQKGDLEDSERRLLVAKEEILEMSKKVKSLESELKNVKEEKAQALSKEKLAESSVQILLEEKNKLINELEICRDEEEKSKMAMESLASALHEVTAEARDAKEKLLANQAEHKSYGLQVEDLKAVLKATNEKYESMLDDARREIDDLTFRIENLKGDNESSKAEWEKRENHLSNCLKQTKEENTSLGKEIDRLLHLLKKTEEESSAKMEEEAQLKENLKEVEAEVIHLQESLKEAQADSMKLKESLLDKENEFQNVFQENEELRARELESIQKVQELSKLLEEATIRKDSKDNEDLSESEKDYDLLPKVVEFSEENGHGHGGDDVSKENKSESPKPENVNGEVKQGKDDSVKVEFKMWESCQIEKKELSSGKELDPEPFDSFGEEVVDSKNIGVNAATSVENKSDGESQNESSPSKEQQFKKKKRSPLGKLGSLFKKKSGSK from the exons ATGGCTTCAAAATCCAG TTTATCTGAAACTCCCAACAAAGGAACACCGGCTACTCCCAAGAAAGCAGCATCAGCCACTCCCAAGAAAGCACCATCCACCACTCCCGGCAAAGCTGCTTCAGCCACTTCCAATAAAGCATCCCCTGCAACTCCAAGAGTGAGCAAACTCAGCAAGGGAGTTCCCAAGTCAGAAGCTGAATCACCATCGCCTCTGCAAGCTTCTCGCCTTTCTGCAGAAAGATCACCGCGAACTGTGAATTTGAAGCCCAATTTTGAGCGAAAATCACCAAGGCCGGTCACCACCCCGCCTGAT AAACTACAACCACGAGCTGCTAAGGGTTCAGAGTTGCAGACCCAGTTGAATCATGCTCAAGAAGAACTAAAGAAAGCAAAGGATATGCTGGTTCAGGccgagaaagagaaggcaaaagcaCTTGATCAGTTGAAAGAAGCACAGAAGCTGGCCGAGGAAGCAAATGAGAAACTCAGAGAAGCATTGGTGGCTCAAAAGCAGGTTGAGGAGGATTGTGAGATTGAGAAGTTCCGAGCTGTTGAGTTGGAACAGGCTGGAATTGAAGCtcagaagaaggaagaagaatggAAGAAAGAGCTTGAAAATGTGAGGAGCCAGCATGCCGTGGACGTGGCTTCTCTTCTCTCCACCACTCAGGAGCTTCAGCGGGTTAAGCAAGAACTCGCCATGACTTGTGATGCAAAGAACCAGGCACTGATTCATGCTGATGAGGCAACAAAACTTGCTGAGGTTCAAGCAGAGAAAGCAGATAATCTTTCAGCCGAACTGAGTTATTTGAAAGCCTTGCTAGATTCAAAGCTGGAAACCGAGGCTAGTGAAAACCAGATTGTTTTGAAGCTAAAAACAGAGATAAAGGTTctcaaagaaaaaattgaaatggagGCCAAAGGTTACAATGAGAAGTTGACGGAGAAAGAGAATTATATTGAACAGCTTAATGTGGAACTTGAAGCTGCAAAGATGGCTGAATCTTATGCACATAGTATGCTTGAAGAATGGAAAAATAAGGTTGAGAAACTAGAAATGAgagttgaagaagcaaataAATTGGAGAGATCTGCATCGGCATCTTTGGACTCCATGACAAAACAGCTTGAAGGAAACAATGATTTGTTGCATGATGCCGAATCTGAAATCACTAGTAGCAAAGAGAAGGTAGCATTATTGGAAATGACTATTGGGAGACAAAAAGGAGATCTTGAGGACTCAGAACGGCGCCTTCTTGTGGCTAAGGAGGAAATCCTTGAAATGTCAAAGAAGGTCAAGTCTCTTGAATCTGAACTCAAAAATGTTAAGGAAGAGAAAGCCCAGGCATTGAGCAAGGAGAAGCTTGCAGAGTCAAGTGTGCAGATCCTATTAGAAGAGAAAAACAAACTCATCAATGAATTGGAGATATGTagagatgaagaagagaagagcaaaATGGCAATGGAAAGCTTGGCTTCTGCATTACATGAGGTAACTGCAGAAGCTAGAGATGCAAAAGAAAAGCTTTTAGCCAACCAAGCTGAACATAAAAGCTATGGGTTGCAGGTTGAAGATTTAAAAGCCGTTTTAAAGGCTACGAATGAAAAATACGAGTCCATGCTCGATGATGCACGACGTGAGATTGATGATCTTACATTTAGAATTGAGAATTTGAAGGGGGACAACGAGAGCTCCAAGGCAGAGTGGGAGAAGAGGGAAAATCATCTAAGCAACTGCTTAAAGCAAACCAAAGAAGAGAACACGTCTCTGGGAAAAGAAATAGATAGGTTGCTTCATTTGCTTAAAAAAACCGAGGAAGAATCTAGTGCTAAGATGGAGGAAGAAGCTCAACTGAAGGAAAATCTAAAAGAAGTGGAGGCTGAGGTGATCCACCTGCAAGAATCACTGAAAGAAGCACAGGCGGATAGCATGAAATTGAAGGAGAGTTTGTTGGATAAAGAGAATGAGTTTCAGAATGTTTTCCAGGAAAATGAAGAACTCCGAGCAAGGGAACTCGAATCTATTCAGAAGGTGCAGGAGTTATCTAAGCTGCTTGAAGAAGCTACAATTAGAAAAGACAGCAAGGATAATGAAGATCTTTCAGAGAGCGAGAAGGACTACGATTTGCTCCCTAAAGTAGTCGAATTCTCCGAAGAGAACGGACATGGACATGGAGGAGATGATGTATCGAAAGAAAACAAGTCTGAATCTCCGAAACCAGAGAATGTGAATGGAGAAGTGAAGCAAGGAAAAGATGATTCAGTAAAAGTTGAATTCAAAATGTGGGAGAGCTGTCAGATTGAGAAAAAGGAGTTATCATCTGGGAAAGAACTAGATCCTGAACCCTTTGATTCCTTTGGGGAGGAAGTTGTTGACTCAAAGAACATTGGAGTCAATGCTGCCACCTCTGTAGAGAACAAGAGTGATGGTGAAAGCCAAAACGAAAGCTCACCATCAAAGGAACAAcaattcaagaagaagaagagatcaCCACTTGGCAAGCTTGGAAGCCTGTTCAAGAAAAAGAGTGGTAGCAAATAG